A portion of the Symphalangus syndactylus isolate Jambi chromosome 13, NHGRI_mSymSyn1-v2.1_pri, whole genome shotgun sequence genome contains these proteins:
- the LRP3 gene encoding low-density lipoprotein receptor-related protein 3 isoform X3 → MEKRAAAGLEGAPGARAQLAVVCLVNIFLTGRLSSAVPALAACSGKLEQHTERRGVIYSPAWPLNYPPGTNCSWYIQGDRGDMITISFRNFDVEESHQCSLDWLLLGPAAPPRQEAFRLCGSAIPPAFISARDHVWIFFHSDASSSGQAQGFRLSYIRGKLGQASCQADEFRCDNGKCLPGPWQCNTVDECGDGSDEGNCSAPASEPPGSLCPGGTFPCSGARSTRCLPVERRCDGLQDCGDGSDEAGCPDLACGRRLGSFYGSFASPDLFGAARGPSDLHCTWLVDTQDSRRVLLQLELRLGYDDYVQVYEGLGERGDRLLQTLSYRSNHRPVSLEAAQGRLTVAYHARARSAGHGFNATYQVKGYCLPWEQPCGSSSDSDGGSPGDQGCFSEPQRCDGWWHCASGRDEQGCPACPPDQYPCEGGSGLCYTPADRCNNQKSCPDGADEKNCFSCQPGTFHCGTNLCIFETWRCDGQEDCQDGSDEHGCLAAVPRKVITAALIGSLVCGLLLVIALGCAFKLYSLRTQEYRAFETQMTRLEAEFVRREAPPSYGQLIAQGLIPPVEDFPVYSASQASVLQNLRTAMRRQMRRHASRRGPSRRRLGRLWNRLFHRPRAPRGQIPLLTAARPSQTVLGDGFLQPAPGAAPDPPAPLMDTGSTRAAGDGPPSAPGRAPEVGPSGPPLPSGLRDPECRPVDKDRKVCREPLADGPAPADAPREPCSAQDPHPQASTASSTLGPHSPEPLGVCRSPPPPCSPMLEASDDEALLVC, encoded by the exons CGGCCTGCAGTGGGAAGCTGGAGCAGCACACGGAGCGGCGTGGGGTCATCTACAGCCCGGCCTGGCCCCTCAACTACCCGCCAGGCACCAACTGCAGCTGGTACATCCAGGGCGACCGTGGTGACATGATTACCATCAG CTTCCGCAACTTTGATGTGGAGGAGTCCCACCAGTGCTCCCTGGACTGGCTCCTGCTGGGCCCAGCAGCCCCGCCCCGCCAGGAGGCCTTCCGCCTCTGTGGCTCCGCCATCCCACCTGCCTTCATCTCTGCCCGAGACCATGTCTGGATTTTCTTCCACTCAGACGCCTCCAGCTCCGGCCAGGCCCAAGGCTTCCGTCTGTCTTACATCCGAG GGAAGCTGGGCCAGGCATCCTGCCAGGCAGATGAGTTCCGCTGTGACAACGGCAAGTGCCTGCCCGGCCCATGGCAGTGCAACACGGTGGACGAGTGTGGAGACGGCTCTGATGAGGGCAACTGCTCAGCGCCCGCCTCCGAGCCTCCGGGCAGCCTGTGCCCCGGGGGGACCTTCCCATGCAGCGGGGCTCGCTCCACGCGCTGCCTGCCTGTGGAGCGGCGCTGTGACGGCTTGCAGGACTGTGGCGATGGCTCAGATGAGGCGGGCTGCCCTGACCTGGCCTGCGGCCGGCGGCTGGGCAGCTTCTATGGCTCCTTTGCCTCCCCAGACCTGTTCGGCGCCGCCCGCGGGCCCTCAGACCTTCACTGCACGTGGCTGGTGGACACACAGGACTCCCGGCGGGTGCTGCTGCAGCTGGAACTGCGGCTGGGCTACGATGACTACGTGCAGGTATACGAGGGCCTGGGCGAGCGCGGGGACCGCCTGCTGCAGACGCTGTCCTACCGCAGCAACCACCGGCCCGTGAGCCTGGAGGCCGCCCAGGGCCGCCTCACCGTGGCCTACCACGCGCGCGCCCGCAGCGCCGGCCACGGCTTCAATGCCACCTACCAGGTGAAGGGCTATTGCCTCCCCTGGGAGCAGCCGTGCGGGAGCAGTAGTGACAGTGACGGGGGCAGCCCGGGCGACCAGGGCTGCTTCTCGGAGCCACAGCGCTGCGATGGCTGGTGGCATTGTGCCAGCGGCCGAGACGAGCAGGGCTGCCCTGCCTGCCCGCCCGACCAGTACCCCTGCGAGGGTGGCAGTGGTCTGTGCTACACGCCTGCGGACCGCTGCAACAACCAGAAAAGCTGTCCCGACGGTGCCGATGAGAAGAACTGCTTCTCTTGCCAGCCCGGCACCTTCCACTGCGGTACCAACCTGTGCATCTTCGAGACGTGGCGCTGTGACGGCCAGGAAGACTGCCAGGACGGCAGCGATGAGCACGGGTGCCTGGCCGCCGTGCCCCGCAAGGTCATCACGGCAGCGCTCATCGGCAGCCTGGTGTGCGGCCTGCTGCTGGTCATCGCGCTGGGCTGCGCCTTCAAGCTCTACTCACTGCGCACGCAGGAGTACAG GGCCTTCGAGACCCAGATGACGCGCCTGGAGGCTGAGTTCGTGCGGCGGGAGGCACCCCCATCCTATGGTCAGCTCATCGCCCAGGGCCTCATTCCACCCGTGGAGGACTTTCCTGTCTACAGTGCGTCCCAG GCCTCTGTGCTGCAGAATCTTCGCACAGCCATGCGGAGACAGATGCGTCGGCATGCCTCCCGGCGGGGGCCCTCCCGCCGCCGCCTCGGCCGCCTCTGGAACCGGCTCTTTCACCGGCCGCGGGCGCCCCGAGGCCAGATCCCACTGCTGACCGCAGCACGCCCCTCACAGACCGTGCTGGGCGATGGGTTCCTCCAGCCTGCTCCAGGGGCTGCCCCTGACCCCCCAGCACCGCTCATGGACACAGGCAGCACCAGGGCGGCCGGAGACGGGCCCCCCAGTGCACCCGGCCGTGCACCGGAGGTGGGACCTTCAGGGCCACCCTTGCCCTCGGGCCTGCGAGACCCAGAGTGCAGGCCCGTGGACAAGGACAGAAAGGTCTGCAGGGAGCCACTGGCAGACGGCCCAGCTCCTGCGGATGCACCTCGGGAGCCCTGCTCAGCCCAGGACCCGCACCCCCAGGCCTCCACTGCCAGCAGCACCCTGGGCCCCCACTCGCCAGAGCCACTGGGGGTCTGCAGGAGCCCCCCGCCCCCCTGCTCCCCAATGCTGGAGGCCAGCGATGATGAAGCCCTGTTGGTCTGTTGA
- the SLC7A10 gene encoding asc-type amino acid transporter 1, giving the protein MRPPVGAVPAARAVSSRTDGPTDRRAAGRTDGAAQGAGKRRDSDMAGHTQQPSGRGNPRPAPSLSPVPGPVPGASERVALKKEIGLLSACTIIIGNIIGSGIFISPKGVLEHSGSVGLALFVWVLGGGVTALGSLCYAELGVAIPKSGGDYAYVTEIFGGLAGFLLLWSAVLIMYPTSLAVISMTFSNYVLQPVFPNCIPPAAASRVLSMACLMLLTWVNSSSVRWATRIQDMFTGGKLLALSLIIGVGLLQIFQGHFEELRPSNAFAFWMMPSVGHLALAFLQGSFAFSGWNFLNYVTEEMVDARKNLPRAIFISIPLVTFVYTFTNIAYFTAMSPQELLSSNAVAVTFGEKLLGYFSWVMPVSVALSTFGGINGYLFTYSRLCFSGAREGHLPSLLAMIHVRHCTPIPALLVCCGATAIIMLVGDTYTLINYVSFINYLCYGVTILGLLLLRWRRPALHRPIKVNLLIPVAYLVFWAFLLVFSFISEPMVCGVGVIIILTGVPIFFLGVFWRSKPKCVHRLTDSMTRWGQELCFVVYPQDAPEEEENGPCPPSLLPATDKPSKPQSDVYRD; this is encoded by the exons ATGCGCCCGCCTGTGGGCGCTGTCCCGGCTGCGAGGGCCGTGAGCTCACGGACCGACGGACCGACGGACCGACGGGCGGCCGGCCGGACAGACGGGGCAGCGCAGGGAGCGGGGAAGCGGCGGGACAGCGACATGGCCGGCCACACGCAGCAGCCGAGCGGGCGCGGGAACCCCAGGCCTGCGCCCTCGCTCTCCCCAGTCCCAGGCCCCGTCCCCGGCGCCTCGGAGCGGGTGGCGCTCAAGAAGGAGATCGGGCTGCTGAGCGCCTGCACCATCATCATCG GGAACATCATCGGCTCGGGCATCTTCATCTCGCCCAAGGGGGTCCTGGAGCACTCGGGCTCCGTGGGTCTGGCCCTGTTCGTCTGGGTCCTGGGTGGGGGTGTGACGGCTCTGGGCTCCCTCTGCTATGCAGAGCTGGGAGTCGCCATCCCCAAGTCTGGCGGGGACTACGCCTACGTCACAGAGATCTTCGGGGGCCTGGCTGG CTTTCTGCTGCTCTGGAGTGCCGTGCTCATCATGTACCCCACCAGCCTTGCTGTCATCTCCATGACCTTCTCCAACTACGTGCTGCAGCCCGTGTTCCCCAACTGCATCCCCCCCGCTGCAGCCTCCCGGGTGCTGTCCATGGCCTGCCTGA TGCTCCTGACGTGGGTGAACAGCTCCAGCGTGCGCTGGGCCACGCGCATCCAGGACATGTTCACAGGCGGGAAGCTGCTGGCCTTGTCCCTCATCATCGGCGTGGGCCTTCTCCAGATCTTCCAAG GACACTTCGAGGAGCTGAGGCCCAGCAACGCCTTTGCTTTCTGGATGATGCCCTCTGTGGGACACCTGGCCCTGGCCTTCCTCCAGGGCTCCTTCGCCTTCAGTGGCTGGAACTTCCTCAACTATGTCACCGAGGAGATGGTTGACGCCCGAAA GAACCTACCTCGCGCCATCTTCATCTCCATCCCACTGGTGACCTTCGTGTACACCTTCACCAACATTGCCTACTTCACGGCCATGTCCCCCCAGGAGCTGCTCTCCTCCAATGCGGTGGCTGTG ACCTTTGGGGAGAAGCTGCTGGGCTACTTTTCTTGGGTCATGCCCGTCTCCGTGGCTCTGTCAACCTTCGGAGGGATCAATGGCTACCTGTTCACCTACTCCAG GCTGTGCTTCTCTGGAGCCCGCGAGGGGCACCTGCCCAGCCTGCTGGCCATGATCCATGTCAGACACTGCACCCCCATCCCCGCCCTCCTCGTCTGT TGCGGGGCCACAGCCATCATCATGCTCGTGGGCGACACGTACACACTCATCAACTACGTGTCCTTCATCAACTACCTCTGCTATGGCGTCACCATCCTGGGCCTGCTGCTGCTGCGCTGGAGGCGGCCTGCGCTCCACAGGCCCATCAAG GTGAACCTTCTCATCCCCGTGGCATACTTGGTCTTCTGGGCCTTCCTGCTGGTCTTCAGCTTCATCTCAGAGCCTATGGTCTGTGGGGTCGGCGTCATCATCATCCTTACGGGGGTGCCCATTTTCTTTCTGGGAGTGTTCTGGAGAAGCAAACCAAAGTGTGTGCACAGACTCACAG ATTCCATGACACGCTGGGGCCAGGAGCTGTGTTTCGTGGTCTACCCCCAGGACGCCCCCGAAGAGGAGGAGAATGGCCCCTGCCCACCCTCCCTGCTGCCTGCCACAGACAAACCCTCGAAGCCACAATCAGATGTTTATAGAGACTGA